TAACTCGGATAGGTAATTATCCACGCTCCGGCGCTCAAACGTCGCTCCCCGCTGTTTTAGATTGTGGAAGATAACAGCGGGCGGGAGGTCCAGACCCGACTCAACGAGGAGTCCGAGGACCATGCGTTTCCGCTCCTCTTTGCCCATATTACCTCCATCGGTGGCCAACTGTAAATTTGTCCCGGAGCGTACAGGTTTGGTAAGTTCAGTGCATTCCCGCTCTGTCCGTTCCATAGTTACACCATACGTTGCAAACTTTTTAGTAGTTGCGCAAAGGTGCGCTAGTTAGGAACGGCTTACCCCCGCCTGGCTGACGCCCAAGTTGGAAAACGAGGACCCGGCCGCCCAGGCCGGGGGTGGTCGCTCCGCACGACCCACTATGACACCCGACACGGACGCGGTAAAAGACAGGTCGCATCGATCGCGCAACCACTTCCGCCCGACGACGACCGGCCGACCCCCCACCCGCATGCGGGGGTGGTCGGCGATCAGTTTCACTTTCAGTCCGCCCAAGAACTACGGCCTTTACGTCCCCCATCGTCAGTCTCGGCCGTCAATGTCGAGTCAGGTGCCCGACGACAGTGAGGATGGACGACGGACGATCGATTTGAACGACGAGACCGACCGCTGGCGCTACACATGCCCGAACGGGCATCGGCAGTGGGAGCCGACGAATCACCACTTTTGGTGTGCCTCGTGTGCCCGCCAGCGCGGCCAGGAGGCGACCTTTCACGCGCTACACGACCGCAAGACCGATCAGGAGTTAGAGCGCATCGAAGTCCGGCTGGTCGACGGGATCGGTCCCTACGACGGCGATCTCGATCGGAAGGTGGTCGCCGATGACTGATCTGGCTTGCCCGTGGTGTCACGAGCCCGCGCGAGACGCCGCCGGGCCGATGTTCGTCTGCGATGCCGAGTGTCCCGTGTCGTCGTTCACGCGCGAGGAGGTGCCGAGCGTATGAGCGACGACGATCCGGCGTTCGAGTTCGAGGCGAAGATCCAGCGCGGGAACGGGACCGACGACCGCGACACGTTCAAAGCGTCGGTGAGCGCGGAGACGATCGACGAACTCGACTCGAAGGTTGCCGACATGCGCCGGAAGATCGAAGACTGGGCCGTCGATTTCCGGCAGATTCAGCCCGCCGATGCGCGACGGGTGCCCGAGGACCAAGCGACGCTTGAGGAGGGATCGGCATGAGCCAGCGCGCACTCCAGCGCGGAGAGATCGCGATCGCGCCGGGTCGCTGTGCCTGCGGTCGCCAGGCAGCCGGGTACGACGCCATGCGGGAGGCCCCGGTCTGTCCCGTGTGTGCGCGCTCGCTTGGGGGTGACGTCGATGGGTGACGCCGTCGCGGAACTCCTCGACAAGATCGCCGACACGTGGGACCAGGACGACCCGCGCGTGTTGCTGTTCGAGGACGAAAACCGGAGTTGTGTCGCCGACGTCGACGGGGAGCTACGATTACTGTCGAGCGGGCTCGTCTACGCCCGCCGCCTCGAAGAGACAGACGTCCGCGTGGCCGCCGATCGGCACGGCATCCCCGAAGTGGTCCCGCTGTCGGCGGAGCGCCACCGCTTCGAGAAACGGCACTTCGAGGACGTCGCCGACGTGGAGGAGGGGGCCGTCGCATGACCTGTCCCAACTGCGGTAGCACCCGCATTCGCCCGGAAGCCGGCTGTGCGTTCTGCCCCGACTGTGGGTACAGCGAGTGTGGAGGTGGGCACGCGTGATCGACACCGCAACCCCCAACCCGCATGCGGGGGGTGGTCGCCCATGAGCCAGGCCGGCTCCACAGAGGCCGACATTCCCGACGCCGAGGAAGCCGCCCTCGAAGAACTGTACGACCTACGTGAGGAACTCAAGCTCGTCGCCGAAGCGGACGTCGCGTACGCGAAGTACGCCGAAAACGGGCTCGAACGCCTGCGAGAGGCCGGCTACGATGTCTGAGTCAGTCGATCAACTCGCTCCGGATCGAGACGTCGTCGCCCAGCCGGGATTCGATCGTCATGATCGCGTCGGCCAGCTCCGCGTCGACGTCGCGAACGGCCTCCATGGCCTCCCGGCGCTGGGTCTCGGCTTTCTCGACGGCGGCCTGGGAGAGGGCTTGCCCACACCACACACAGCCGTCTTTCTCCCGGGGCGTCTTTTGCTCACAGCGCGGACAGACCACCGGACCGACGGGATCGGGCTCGTCGCGGTCGACGTCGAGGCCGTGGGCGCGGGCAATCTCGCGCTCGTTGGCGTCGTCGAAGACCGAGATATACCGGGCGGCGACGTCGCTGCCACGCGTCCAGCCGTGGTGTTCTTCGAGGTGGGCCTGACTGACGCCCTGGCTGGCCAGGAAACTCGCCGAGGACTTGCGGAAGTTGGTGGGCGTGACCGGCTTTGTGACGCCAGCCCGATCGGCGACGTCTTTCAATGCATCGCGGACGCGGTTGTTCGAGATCGCCTCCGGCGACGTGAGTTTGCACCACAGCGGATCGTCGTCGTCGCCGGGATGATCGTCGAGCCAGCGGCGGACGTAGGGGACCGACGGGACCAACACGGGCGAGCGCCGGCCGTTCTTGCCGTCCAGGGTGACCTGGAGACCGTAGTCGTGGTCCGTGATCGCCCCCGGTTTCAGGTCGAACAACTCCCCCGGGCGCGGGCCCAGGTCCCACGCGAGGGCGACGAGGGCGCGATCGCGGGAGTTGAGGCAGGCATCGAGCATCGGCTGGATGTCCTCGTCCCAGCCGAGCATCTCGGTCGGATCCGGGGCGGGATCGTAGTTGCTCGGGTAGCCACCGGGCACCCAGGCGACGCTGTCGGGATAGTCGTCGCCGTCGGTGAGGATCCGGCCGATCGTGCGGAGCGTGACCCGGTAGTCCTTGTTGGTCTCGGGACTGCCAGTCTGTTCGGCGTTGATCCAGCGGACGATCGCCTCGGCGGCCTCGCGATCGTCCATGGCGTCGGCGAGCCCGCCGACGGATTTCGCGATGTTGAGGCCGCGCATCAGGAGGAACTCGTGGCGATGCTCAGAGAACTTACTCGCACCCATCAGACGGATTTGATCGGAGAGATCGAGCAACAGCGTCCGGTCGGCCTCGCTGATATCGTACTCGCGGGCCTGGAGTCGAGACCGCATCGTCTCGATCGAGGCCGCGGGGTCGTCGGTCATATCGACAACCGAACGGCCGTCGGGTATGTAAAGGTCGGGTATGGAGCCCTCCCCGGGCATACTTTATCCGTGGCTCGCGTCGGCGAGCCACTGCTCTGAGAATGCGTTGTGGCGGGCGGAGAATCCTCTGAGGGAGAGACATATTCGGGTTCTCGTCGTTCGGTAGCCCTCCCCGGGCACTCTTCTGTAACCTCGTCTATCCACGAAGAAGGGATGGTCAGCGTTTCGAGATTGTTCCCAGACTCACGCCGCTTCGCGGACACCACGCTATCGATAGCCATCGCACAACGAGAGTGAGAACGACCAGCGAGGGCCACGTACTTCGGCTCCTTGAGAGAATAGAGACCGTTCCAGCGATCACAAGTCCGAACCCGACAACGCCGGTCAGTGACCCGATGTCGGCCGCCCCCCTGTACGCGAAGCCATCGATTGCAGCGACGAGAGGCTGAACAGACTCTCTCACGGCGGCGCTAGTGATCCTCCCGGTTGGGCCATCTTATTCAGAACGTGACTGTCTGGTCGGCGTACGTGTGCTAACTTGTCTCGGAAATATTTCGAAACTTTCATGTACTGGGGTAAATAACGATTTCGTGGCCGCGAGCTACAGGTTGTCCACCCATAGTCCACAACAGACACCCTGTGTCTGCGGCCCTTTTGATACCTCACACCCGCTACGGTAGCGTCTCGCGTTCGTGATCGCAGTCGGCAACGTAACAGATACAGCGAACGAAAAGTCCGCCTGAAGTAGCGTGGGTGCCGGCCAGCGACTAAGCGGGCATCGAGGGGCTACGCCAGTCCAGGGTTTCGAGTTGCGATCCGTGATCTACACGAGCCGGTCGTCGTGAGTATCGTCGTTCGACGACCGGTCGGCGAGGGGGAACGCGATCGCAGTTAGAATGTCCCCATGCGTCCGCTTGTCTCTCCGTCGACGAATTTCTCGACGACGAACGGTTCGGATTTTGTCCCGCCCATCCCGGGCGACCCCGGTGGCATCCCTGGGAGTGCGATTCCGTCGATCGCCGGCGACTCTTCGAGAAGCGTCGCGATGGCTGGTACAGGGACGTGTCCCTCCACGGCGTAGTCTCCGAGGAGAGTCGTATGGCAGCTTTCGACCTCCGCGGGTACACCGTGGTCACGCTTGATCGCGGCGATGTCTGCGGGCACCGTATCGGTGACGTCACCGGTGATGTTCTTACGGAGGTACGATGCGTACTGTTCACAGCAGCTACAACCGGGTGAATTGTACTGCTTGACGCCACTCACCGACAGTGGTGTCTCGCTGGCCCGATCGTCGGCTCTCACTGTGTCGTCCCCGCTTGGCGATCCCAGGCACCCGGCAACGCCGAGTGCTACGGCGCTACCACCCGCTGTGAGAAACTGCCGTCGAGTCTGTGTCGGTCTCATCGGTTTCGTGTAGCGGAGATGCAGTCTAATACGCACCGCTTGTCCTCACAATCTGGGAACAAGAATCCAAAGACGGCGTGGGGTTCGAACCTGCTTCTCCAAAGAGTGATCGACATAAACGGGCCGTGAGAGCGCGGTGATTTCGCGACCTCGTGTGGGTCGGTAGCCGGAGTTGTCGGCACGTCTCAGCGTGTGGGTCGCGTGACGGCCGACGGTACGTGCGCCCAAGTCCACCCACCCTGGGATGGGCTTGCCGTTGCCACTCTGCGCACGACGGTAGTAGAAACGGCCTGTTCTGACAGCTATCGGCTGCCCACCCTCAACAATCACGAGCGATACTGGCTACCTTCACAATTGGGATCGATTCCAATTATTTTATAGGGGTGTGTGACGAAGCACGAACGGAATGAAGCGACCTGACGGACGGCGACCGGCGACGGTCGGTCGGAGGGACCGTCCGCAGACTGACTCATCCAGTCATGGGGGCAAGCGATGTTCACGGGTATAATCGAAGATGTCGGCACCGTCGAGGCGATCGATCGACGGGCAGAAGCGTTAGTGGTGACGATTCACAGCGAGGAGATCGCACCCGAACTCGGCGACAGCGTGGCCGTTAACGGTCCGTGCCTGACCGTCGTCGAGGTCGACCGGGCGGCCCAGACGTTCACCGTCGAAGTGACACCCGAGACTTACCGGCGGACGACACTGGAGGGACTCGGCCCGGATAGCCCAGTCAATCTCGAATCAGCCTTGGCGCTGTCGGACGAACTTGGCGGCCACCTCGTGACGGGCCACGTCGACGGCACTGGCGTCGTAACGGATCTCCGCCGCGAAGAGAAAGCCCGGATCTATTCGATCCGGCCCCCAGCAGACGTACTGCCGTACCTGGCCCCGAAAGGGTCGGTCGCTATCGACGGCGTCAGTTTGACCGTCGTCGACGTCGATCGAACCTTTCGGGTCTCGATCACGGACTTCACCGAAGAAGAGACGCTCCTCCGGGAGACCAGCGTCGGCGATGCGGTCAACATCGAAGTCGACGTCATCGCCCGGTATCTCGAACGACTGGCCGGCAGCGGCGAGACCGGCTCTGGTGATCTCATGGAGAAATTAGCATCAATGGAGGGCAGACAGTGAGTATCGTCGATTCCGACCGCGATCGATCCCGCTACGACGACATCGATGACGTGATCGCCGCACTCGAAGCCGGCGAGATGGTCTTGATCGTCGACGAGGCGGGCCGGGAAAACGAGGGTGACCTCTATGTCCCGGCCGAGGCGGCCACCGCCGAACAGCTCAACTTCATGCTCACGGACGGACGCGGGCTGGTCTGTGCGCCGATGGCCCCGGAGCTGACTGCCGACCTCGGGCTCGAACAGATGGTGCCCCGCTCGCAGAACACCGAGGAGATGGGTACCGCCTTCACCGTCTCGGTCGATGCCGGCTCGACGGGCACTGGCATCTCGGCGTACGACCGCGCAGAGACGGTCCAGGCGCTGGCCGATCCCGAGAGCGACCCGTCCGACTTCGAGAAGCCGGGCCACGTGTTCCCCCTGGAAGCCCGAGCCGACGGCGTTCTCGACCGGGCCGGCCACACCGAAGCGGCGGTCGATTTAGCCCGGATCGCCGGCTATCGGCCTGCGGGCGTGATCTGTGAGGTCGTCGACGACGATGGCACGATGGCCCGCGAGGACCGTCTCCTCGCATTCGCCGAGGAACACGATCTGCCGATCGTGACTGTCGCGGACGTCGTCGAGTACCGCTACTTGAACGAGACGTTGGTTTCCCGCGAGGTCGAGACCCGACTCCCCACGGAGTTTGGCGAGTTCGATCTCTACGGCTACGAGTATCGTGGTGAAACCCACGTCGCCTTAGCCAACCTCGCGGATATCGATCCGGCGACTGACCGCCCACTCGTTCGCATCCACTCGAAGTGCCTGACGGGTGATGCGTTGCACTCGCTGAAGTGTGACTGTGGCTTCCAACTCGAGGAGACGATGGCCCGCATCAGCGAGGAGGGTGGCGTCTTGCTGTATCTCGACCAGGAGGGCCGGGGTATCGGCTTGCTGAACAAGCTCAAAGCCTACCAACTCCAGGAAGAGGGCTACGATACTGTCGAGGCCAACCGTGAACTCGGGTTCGAACCCGACGAACGGCGTTTCGATGCCGCTGCTCAGATGCTCCACGATATCGGCCTCGACCGGGTGCGTCTGTTGACGAACAACCCCCGAAAAATCACGGCCTTACAGCGGTTTGGCTTCGACGTCGAGACCGACTCGCTGGAGATCGAGCCCAATCCGGAAAACGAATCGTATCTCGCAACCAAGGCCGAAAAGCTCGGCCATCAACTCGACGTCTTCAACACCGACTAACCATGACAGACTACGACGTGACGGAACTGGAAGGCGAACTGGACGCGAGCGGCCGCGAATTCGGTATCGTGGTCAGCCGCTTCAACGACCTCATTACGGGCAAGCTGCTCGATGGCGCCCTGGATACGCTGACGCGTCACGGGGCCGACGAGGCCGCCATCGACGTGGCCCGTGTCCCGGGCTCGTGGGAAATCCCGTTGATGGCCAAGCAGATGGCCGAAAGCGGCGAGTACGACGCCGTGATAGCCCTGGGCGCGGTCATCCGCGGGGAGACGCCACACTTCGAATACGTCTCTAACGAAGCTACCAAGGGCGTCGCCAAGGCGACCCTGGACACAGACGTCCCGATCACGTTCGGCGTGCTCACGACGGACACGACCGAGCAGGCGATCGATCGGGCGGGCGTCAAGCAGGGCAACAAGGGCAGCGAGGCCGCCGAGAGTGCCATCGAGATGGCCGACTTGCTCGGCGAGTTCTGAGGCCGCGGGAACTTTGCGCGTGGCCGTCGTCCTCCCCCCATGACAGTCGTTCTCGCCGGCGTCGGGGCCGATCAGTCCAACGTCGGCCGTAATCTCCCGCTGTACGACGACGGCACGTTCGAGTACATTCCCATCCCCGAGAAGACGGACGCGACCGACGAGCGCGACACGGTCGGGGCCTGGGAACTGCGCGAGGGCGGTGTCGCCGCCGATCTCTTTTCGAAGATCAGACCTGCGCCCGGCCGCGACGAGTCCTGGATCACTGACCGCGACCGGATCGCCGACTGGCCGCTCCACCGGGACCCGAACTTCGAGGCGATGACCTACGGCGAGCACCGCGGTAGTGTCGACCGCAGACAGCGCTACGTCCCGCTACTGGAGGCCCTGGATCCGGGCGATATCGTCGGGTTCTACGCCGGGCTGGCACCTGCCGATGGTGGTGATCCACACCGCTACCTGATCGGCTATTTCACCGTCGAGTCGGTCGTCAGTACCGAGGGTCTCGACCGCGACGAACAGCGACGACTGCTCGCCGAACACGCCGAGAACGCTCACGCGAAACGGGCTGTGGACGGCGTTCTCTATCATGACCGACACGGTGCCGAGGGCAAATACGTCGTCATCGTCGCGGGTCGGGAACCCGGCGGACTGTTCGAACGCGATCCCATTCGTCTGAGCGAGAAGTACGTCAAACCGGGCAACGAACGGGCGGGCTACTATCTCATCGATCGGATCGCCGAGGAGTGGAATCTGGTCGATCCCGACGCCGATCCGGTGGCGCTGACACGAAAGCCGGCGTTGCGGTTCGATCTCGACGCCCAGCCGTTCCTCGACCGCGCCGGTATTCCCGGCCGGCGCTGAGTTCTTCGGTCTGTAACTCTATCTTTGCATCCGGCAGGCTTAAGAGTTAGACGTATCTAACTTCGGCCAACATGGATACGGCTGTCATGGAAGACTATCTCAAGACGATCTACGAGTGCGAACGCGAGGACGGGCCGCCGGTGGGAACCTCGGCAATCGCGGATGTACTCTCCGTGACGGCGCCGACGGCGACGCGAATGTTGGAGAAATTGGCCGAGGAGGACCTGATCGAGCGGGAGAAATACAGCGGCGTCGAGTTGACTGACCACGGGCGGGCGATCGCCATCGAGACGATCCGCCATCACCGGTTGCTGGAGGCCTATCTCGTCGAGCACCTCGATTACGAGTGGGAGGAAGTCCACGACGAGGCCGAGCGGCTCGAACACCACATCAGCGAGGATTTCGAGGAACGCATCGCCCAGGAACTCGACCACCCGCCGGTCGACCCACACGGCGAGCCGATCCCGAACGCGGATCTGGAGGCACCCGCCGAGACCGATGTCGACCCCCTTTCGGCCTGTCGGGAAGGCGACACTGTCGTCGTCGCGAGTGTCCGGGAACGCGACGCCGAGACTCTTCGCTATCTCGAAGCGGAGGGGATCGTGCCCGGCCGAGAATTGACGATCGCCGATATCACGCCCGTCGGGACCTATATCCTCGAATGTGCGTGTGACAGCCGCCAGCTTCCGGAATCGACGGCCGAGCGGATCTACGTGCGTTCGGCTGGCGCCGGCGAGGACGCTCTCGGCGAGGAGGTGCCGAGGCTGTGAGCGAGTACCTCGAAATTCTCGTCGTCGCCTTTGCCTTCCAGCTGTCGGTGCTGCCCGGCGAGAAGGTACAGCTCATCATCGCCGGATTGTCGACGCGGTATCACCCGCTCGTCGTCGTCTCGGCGGCCGGCAGTGCCTTTGCCGGCTGGACGGCATTAGAGATCCTCTTCGGGAACGCGATCAAGACTGCCCTCCCGGAACTGTACCTCGACGCGTTCACCGTTGGCCTGTTCCTGTTGTTTGCCGTCCTGTTGATCCGCTCGATGCCGGCACCGGACGCCGAGTCAGTCACGACCGATGGCGGGGTCACTGCGATGGGTGATCTCGACGTGTCGATCCTCGGCGTCAGCGTCCCGCCCCTCCTGGGCGGCTGGGTGCCGATCTTCGTCATGATGGCCGCCGGCGAGTTCGGCGATAAGACCCAGCTTATCACGATCGATCTGGCAGCCCAGTACGGTGCGACCTCGGCCATCTGGGTTGGCGAGATGCTGGCGATCATCCCCATCAGCCTGCTCAACGCCTACGTCTTCCATCGCTTTGCCCACTTGGTAAACCTCAGGAAAGCCCACCTCGCCGGCGCGGCGATTTTCGTGTTCTTCGCCGCCGATACCGTTCTCGCCGTCACGGTCGATGTCTCCGTTTGGGAGACGATCGTCGAGGGGGCCTCCAGTCTCGTCCTCGCGCTCGGCTGACTCCCCGAGTGCATTCTACGCGCGTGAGGATCGTCCGAAAGATTATCGGTCCGTTCGTGGTAGTTCGACGTGGCTCGCTGTGACAGCCGACTGGGGGGCTCATCATGACCAGCACTCGACAGACCAACGACGGCGTAACGCTTTCGGACCACTCGATCACGCGGACCGGCGGCAAGTACCTCTGTGGACTGTTTCGGTGTGCGCTGGCCGGTCGCGATCGCGTCGCTACTGGCACGCTCGCGACACGTCTCGACGTCAGTCGCGCAAGCGTTACCGAGATGATCGAGAAATTCGGTGCCGGCACGCTCGTCGATCACGAACACTACCGGGGCGCGACGCTGACGGCGGACGGTGAGGCTTTGGCACGCCATCTCCAGTGGCGTCGTTGCGTCACGCAACGCTTCTTCGAGGGCGAACTCGGCCTCGATATCGACGTCGACCGTGCCTATCACATCGGCTTCGAACTCCCTGTGGAAGGCCTCGACCGCCTGGCGTCGCTGGTCGACCACGGCTGTGACCGGCACTGCCAAGCGAGCGCGGCTTCCGAGTGCCCACAACTGACCATCTCTACTCAGTGAGCGATTCGCTGTCGCGTTCTGACTGGCGATCGAGCGGTCCCGTCAGTATCCACGTTGCCTGCTACTGCCCCTCTCACTGAAACCGCGTGAAAACACTCGATAAAATGTCTTCGAGCCTCAGAAGCAGTTATAAAATGACTGCCTCCGTGCCCTCGTGAGGATAAAACGGCCCGAAAGTACCCGAAGGCTCTGGCATCTATAAGGATATGCCGGTCGATGGGTTGGATAGACGGTGTCCCCAATGTCCGGTTCAACACCTCCACTCTCTGACCGCGGACCGCCTGCCGAGAGACAATCCGCCCGCTCGCGACGCTGGTTGCTCGAACCAGTCCGTGGCGTGGCGTTCTGGGCTGCGATTGCTCTCCCGTTCGTCCAGTTGCCCCTGCTTGTCTCCGGACTGCAACAGCCCTCGACCGCCGCGGCGTTTCTCGCCTTACTGGCCCTGAACGTGTTCACGCTGTACGTCGGCCACGCCTACCAGCGCGAGTAACTCCTGTTTTCGGTCGCCGCTATCGAGACCACTCGTCCGTGCCCGTCACGAGCCCAACAGGAAGGCTGATTACGATGCCCCTATAGACATGAGTCGATGGCTTCGACGTGGAAGCGTGATTTCGCCAGCGGCTTGATCGTCTTGGCTCCCTTGCTCGTGACGGTCGTCGTCCTGGTGTGGCTGTACAACCGCTTGAAGGCCGTCCCAATCCGGATCGATCCTGACCCGTTTTTCATCTTCGGTGCCGAGATCGATCTGAGTCCGGAGCCCCTGGGCGTGCTTTTGACGATCGTCGTGTTCGTTTTGCTGGTGTTTGCCGTTGGCTATCTGATGCGAACGGCCTTCGGCGCGATCGTCGAATCGGCGATCGACGATCTGATGAACCGACTGCCGGGGCTTCGCGTCGTCTACAACGCCTCGAAGATGGCAGCCGAGACTGCCTTGACTGGGACTGACGAGTTGCAGGCACCGGTGAAGCTCGAACCGTGGAACGGGATGCGAATGACCGCGTTTTTGACGGGGAAAACGACCGAAGACGGGCGTGAGGTACTGTTCTTACCGACGGCCCCGAACATCACGACTGGCTTCGTCATCGAGGTTGAACCCGAGCAGTATACGAAGACCGACGAGCGCGTCGAGGAAGCACTCACACGGATCCTCTCGGCTGGATTCGGCGAGAGTGACGAACAGGCGGCCCAGATCGACGTCGAAGAACTAGCCGAAAGCGACTCGTCTTGATCGGTGTTTTCGAGGCAGCGAGACCGCTTTAGACGTACGTGAACCACTCCTCGCGGTCGCCCGACTCGACCACATCGAAGAACGTCTGCTGGATATCGTCGGTGACTGGACCTTTGGTCCCGATTTCGACGTCGTCGACGCTCCGGATCGGCGTCACTTCTGCTGCGGTGCCAGAGAAGAACAGCTCGTCGGCTGTGTACAGCTCACCTCGCGAGATCGTCGCGTCGTCGTGGACTGTATAACCCTGCTCTTTGGCCAACTCGATCACCGTCCGGCGTGTAATGCCGTCGAGGTTCGATTCGGCGAGGCCGGGCGTGTAGATCTCGCCGTCCCGGACCAGAAACAGGTTCTCGCCCGGTCCTTCGGCGACCTGGCCGTCCTTGTTGAGCAGAATGGCCTCGGTGTAGTCGTTGCTGTCGGCTTCCAGACTCGCCAGCACGCTGTTGACGTACGTCCCCGTGGTCTTGGCGTTGGTCGGCATCTGGCTGGAGGCGTACTTTCGCCAGGACGAGACTGCCACGTCGACGCCTTCTTCGAGGGCGTCTTCACCCAGATACGTCCCCCACGGCCAGGCGGCGATCGACACCTTGACCGGCGCGTCGCCGGGATCCAGCCCGAGCATGTCGTAGCCGTAGAAAGCGATCGGGCGAATGTAACACGACGGGAGATCCTCGCGGTCGATCAACTCGATCGTGGCCTCGGTGAGTTCGTCCTTTTCGAACGGGATCTCCATGTCGTAGGGCTTTGCCGACTGATAGAGCCGATCGAGGTGCTCGTCCCACCGGAAGATTGCCGGCCCGTTCTCGGTGTCGTAACACCGGACCCCTTCGAAGACGCCGGTTCCGTAGTGCAGACCGTGCGTGAGGACGTGCACCTGGGCGTCTTCCCAGTCGACGAATTCCCCGTCCATCCAGATCGTCCCGACGTCCATGTCGTCGAAACTCATACGCCCCTCCTAGGACCCCTCCGTTAAGAGTCTTCACGCTTCGCTGGCGGCGGAACTACCTACTGCAATCTCTCGTTACCGCTCGTGGACGTGGACTGTCACCACGTCGTCGTCTTCGACGTCGAGAACGGTCCGGAGTTGGCCCGGGGCGATGATTTCCAGTTCGGCGTCGTCGTAGTGGGTGCGTTCGGGCGTGATGACGTGGGCGTTCTCGTAGGTTGCACTTTCGCTCTCTAGGGTGATCGGGTAACAGTACGCCGGCCCGTACGTCCGGTCCCCGTCTTCCCAGCCCTCGATCTCGACCGGATCCAGCGCGTTCATCCGCGCTCGGGCGCGCGCACTGCGGTCGTCGAGATCCAGATTGAACGTCCCTGGATAGGGTTCGTAGCCCAGTTTTTCGACGAACTGGTCGTGATAGCCCGATAGCGAGACGTAATGTCGACCCTCACCCATGCCACTGGAGACGCTACCCGACAGCGTTACGCCGATGCCGTGCTCGAAGATGCGTTGATACTCGGCGTACTCCTCTTGAAGGAGCCGTTCGCCGTCGTCGGTCACCCGGACCCACTGGCCGTCGCTGACGATCTCCCGGGCCAGCAGGCCCCCATCTTCGAGCCGCTGCAACCGGCGGGA
The sequence above is drawn from the Halorhabdus sp. CBA1104 genome and encodes:
- a CDS encoding riboflavin synthase, yielding MFTGIIEDVGTVEAIDRRAEALVVTIHSEEIAPELGDSVAVNGPCLTVVEVDRAAQTFTVEVTPETYRRTTLEGLGPDSPVNLESALALSDELGGHLVTGHVDGTGVVTDLRREEKARIYSIRPPADVLPYLAPKGSVAIDGVSLTVVDVDRTFRVSITDFTEEETLLRETSVGDAVNIEVDVIARYLERLAGSGETGSGDLMEKLASMEGRQ
- a CDS encoding TMEM165/GDT1 family protein, which gives rise to MSEYLEILVVAFAFQLSVLPGEKVQLIIAGLSTRYHPLVVVSAAGSAFAGWTALEILFGNAIKTALPELYLDAFTVGLFLLFAVLLIRSMPAPDAESVTTDGGVTAMGDLDVSILGVSVPPLLGGWVPIFVMMAAGEFGDKTQLITIDLAAQYGATSAIWVGEMLAIIPISLLNAYVFHRFAHLVNLRKAHLAGAAIFVFFAADTVLAVTVDVSVWETIVEGASSLVLALG
- the ribB gene encoding 3,4-dihydroxy-2-butanone-4-phosphate synthase, coding for MSIVDSDRDRSRYDDIDDVIAALEAGEMVLIVDEAGRENEGDLYVPAEAATAEQLNFMLTDGRGLVCAPMAPELTADLGLEQMVPRSQNTEEMGTAFTVSVDAGSTGTGISAYDRAETVQALADPESDPSDFEKPGHVFPLEARADGVLDRAGHTEAAVDLARIAGYRPAGVICEVVDDDGTMAREDRLLAFAEEHDLPIVTVADVVEYRYLNETLVSREVETRLPTEFGEFDLYGYEYRGETHVALANLADIDPATDRPLVRIHSKCLTGDALHSLKCDCGFQLEETMARISEEGGVLLYLDQEGRGIGLLNKLKAYQLQEEGYDTVEANRELGFEPDERRFDAAAQMLHDIGLDRVRLLTNNPRKITALQRFGFDVETDSLEIEPNPENESYLATKAEKLGHQLDVFNTD
- a CDS encoding metal-dependent transcriptional regulator yields the protein MTSTRQTNDGVTLSDHSITRTGGKYLCGLFRCALAGRDRVATGTLATRLDVSRASVTEMIEKFGAGTLVDHEHYRGATLTADGEALARHLQWRRCVTQRFFEGELGLDIDVDRAYHIGFELPVEGLDRLASLVDHGCDRHCQASAASECPQLTISTQ
- a CDS encoding DUF411 domain-containing protein produces the protein MRADDRASETPLSVSGVKQYNSPGCSCCEQYASYLRKNITGDVTDTVPADIAAIKRDHGVPAEVESCHTTLLGDYAVEGHVPVPAIATLLEESPAIDGIALPGMPPGSPGMGGTKSEPFVVEKFVDGETSGRMGTF
- a CDS encoding DUF502 domain-containing protein, with the translated sequence MASTWKRDFASGLIVLAPLLVTVVVLVWLYNRLKAVPIRIDPDPFFIFGAEIDLSPEPLGVLLTIVVFVLLVFAVGYLMRTAFGAIVESAIDDLMNRLPGLRVVYNASKMAAETALTGTDELQAPVKLEPWNGMRMTAFLTGKTTEDGREVLFLPTAPNITTGFVIEVEPEQYTKTDERVEEALTRILSAGFGESDEQAAQIDVEELAESDSS
- a CDS encoding tyrosine-type recombinase/integrase, which encodes MTDDPAASIETMRSRLQAREYDISEADRTLLLDLSDQIRLMGASKFSEHRHEFLLMRGLNIAKSVGGLADAMDDREAAEAIVRWINAEQTGSPETNKDYRVTLRTIGRILTDGDDYPDSVAWVPGGYPSNYDPAPDPTEMLGWDEDIQPMLDACLNSRDRALVALAWDLGPRPGELFDLKPGAITDHDYGLQVTLDGKNGRRSPVLVPSVPYVRRWLDDHPGDDDDPLWCKLTSPEAISNNRVRDALKDVADRAGVTKPVTPTNFRKSSASFLASQGVSQAHLEEHHGWTRGSDVAARYISVFDDANEREIARAHGLDVDRDEPDPVGPVVCPRCEQKTPREKDGCVWCGQALSQAAVEKAETQRREAMEAVRDVDAELADAIMTIESRLGDDVSIRSELID
- the ribE gene encoding 6,7-dimethyl-8-ribityllumazine synthase — translated: MTDYDVTELEGELDASGREFGIVVSRFNDLITGKLLDGALDTLTRHGADEAAIDVARVPGSWEIPLMAKQMAESGEYDAVIALGAVIRGETPHFEYVSNEATKGVAKATLDTDVPITFGVLTTDTTEQAIDRAGVKQGNKGSEAAESAIEMADLLGEF
- a CDS encoding metal-dependent transcriptional regulator, with translation MDTAVMEDYLKTIYECEREDGPPVGTSAIADVLSVTAPTATRMLEKLAEEDLIEREKYSGVELTDHGRAIAIETIRHHRLLEAYLVEHLDYEWEEVHDEAERLEHHISEDFEERIAQELDHPPVDPHGEPIPNADLEAPAETDVDPLSACREGDTVVVASVRERDAETLRYLEAEGIVPGRELTIADITPVGTYILECACDSRQLPESTAERIYVRSAGAGEDALGEEVPRL